A single genomic interval of Primulina huaijiensis isolate GDHJ02 chromosome 7, ASM1229523v2, whole genome shotgun sequence harbors:
- the LOC140981282 gene encoding UPF0613 protein PB24D3.06c, with product MNTLSASSQSTSSTTSWFSGIVGGRSASSKMPVKSSIASSGDSFGGACVPVNKKRQFHGVMFKYGPKSIQVAFKTGDYKQQVIFIGGLTDGFLATEYLEPLAIALEKEHWSLVQFLLSSSYSGYGTSSLKQDAVELDQLISYLINKEDSEGVVLLGHSTGCQDIVYYLRTNAACSRAVRAAILQAPVSDREYKATLPETASMIDLASKMLSDGRGLELMPQEANPDSPITAYRYHSLCAYNGDDDMFSSDFSEDQLKQRLGHMSNTPTLIMFSMGDENVPDYVDKKALVDRLCRAMGGAEKVEIEHGNHSLSNRIEEAVQAIMEFIRRDGPKGWEDPWS from the exons ATGAATACCTTATCAGCTTCTTCGCAATCGACGTCGTCTACAACTTCTTGGTTTTCAGGAATTGTTGGCGGCCGCTCCGCCTCTTCCAAGATGCCCGTCAAATCTTCGATCGCCTCCTCCGGAGACAGCTTCGGCGGTGCTTGTGTGCCCGTTAACAAGAAGCGTCAGTTTCATGGGGTGATGTTCAAGTACGGGCCAAAATCAATCCAG GTTGCATTTAAGACTGGAGATTACAAACAGCAAGTTATTTTCATTGGTGGGCTGACAGATGGTTTTTTGGCTACTGA ATATTTGGAACCTTTGGCAATAGCTTTGGAGAAAGAACATTGGTCATTGGTTCAATTTCTACTTTCATCTTCATATAGTGGATACGGTACCTCAAGCTTGAAACAA GATGCCGTGGAGCTTGATCAATTGATAAGCTACTTGATTAACAAAGAAGATTCTGAAGGTGTGGTGCTACTTGGACACAGTACTGGCTGTCAG GATATTGTTTATTATTTGCGTACCAATGCAGCCTGTTCAAGAGCAGTTCGAGCAGCTATTTTGCAG GCTCCAGTCAGCGACCGGGAATATAAAGCTACACtgccagaaacggcttcaatgATTGATTTGGCGTCAAAGATGCTAAGTGATGGACGTGGATTAGAATTGATGCCCCAAGAAGCCAATCCTGATTCTCCGATCACTGCCTATAG ATATCATTCACTCTGTGCATACAACGGTGATGATGACATGTTCAGCTCCGACTTCAGCGAAGACCAATTGAAGCAGAGACTCGGGCACATGTCTAACACGCCTACTCTG ATCATGTTTTCCATGGGCGACGAAAATGTTCCGGATTATGTGGACAAGAAAGCTTTGGTTGATAG ATTGTGTAGAGCCATGGGTGGTGCAGAAAAGGTCGAAATCGAACATGGTAACCACTCTCTATCCAATCGAATCGAGGAAGCTGTCCAAGCCATTATGGAGTTCATCAGGCGGGATGGACCCAAGGGATGGGAGGATCCATGGAGTTAA
- the LOC140981386 gene encoding protein FANTASTIC FOUR 3-like yields MSTIVYQNLVSCKETTTTIKLKFAAAAPASSLENMNTSLDNGNWGLLQTYPKEPVERIGFCTQYQSPFSRLSAKSLELCTESLGSESVSDVITDCSSNVSIFSGSSSFSHSDLIEDTSSYSRIELEKPEREAKSSASPRQAGRNTTKRPNNFPPPLNSMSGTRSLQMRRRCEGGRLIIDVVEAPFRNSYLHAERNDGRLRLCFLTGSDSAVTTTSASSAIEEEQQQSEHECGGDQAEPEEADELQSEIESGKEEFEGEMNYEMGLEKFQMFGRCKEGGHGSKGLCSVWKPAFCVAT; encoded by the coding sequence ATGTCAACTATAGTTTACCAAAATCTTGTCTCATGTAAAGAAACAACCACCACCATCAAGCTCAAGTTCGCGGCGGCGGCGCCGGCTTCGAGCTTGGAAAATATGAACACAAGTCTTGATAATGGAAACTGGGGTTTGCTTCAAACATACCCTAAAGAACCAGTCGAAAGAATCGGCTTCTGCACACAGTACCAATCACCATTTTCACGACTGAGCGCGAAATCGCTGGAATTGTGCACCGAAAGTCTGGGAAGTGAATCGGTCAGTGATGTCATCACTGACTGCAGCAGCAACGTCAGCATTTTCTCCGGATCCTCTTCATTCAGTCACTCGGATTTGATCGAAGATACGTCGTCCTATTCAAGGATTGAACTCGAGAAGCCGGAACGGGAAGCGAAATCATCAGCTAGCCCACGTCAGGCGGGGAGGAATACAACCAAGAGGCCAAATAATTTCCCGCCGCCTCTGAATTCAATGTCCGGGACGAGGTCTCTGCAAATGCGCCGCCGTTGTGAAGGCGGAAGGCTGATAATCGATGTGGTGGAAGCACCGTTCAGAAATTCTTATCTGCATGCCGAGAGAAATGATGGCAGACTTAGACTCTGTTTCTTGACTGGCTCCGACTCGGCGGTCACCACCACCTCCGCCAGCTCTGCCATAGAAGAAGAACAACAACAAAGTGAACACGAATGCGGTGGCGATCAGGCGGAGCCGGAGGAAGCAGACGAACTCCAAAGTGAAATAGAATCAGGAAAGGAAGAATTCGAAGGCGAGATGAATTATGAAATGGGATTGGAGAAATTTCAGATGTTTGGTAGGTGCAAGGAAGGTGGGCATGGAAGCAAAGGGTTGTGCAGCGTGTGGAAGCCTGCCTTTTGTGTCGccacttaa
- the LOC140981215 gene encoding ribonucleoside-diphosphate reductase small chain A-like, translated as MGSLRNDETGSEWREQKEIEEEEEPILMKRSQRFCMFPVKYPQLWEMYKKAEASFWTAEEVDLSQDVQQWETLSESEKHFISHVLAFFATADGIVLENLAARFITDVQIPEARAFYGFQTAMENIHSEMYSLLLETFIKDSKEKNRLFNAIENISCVAQKAQWALNWIKSSRSFAERLVAFACVEGIFFSGSFCAIFWLKKRGLMPGLTFSNELISRDEGLHCDFACLLYSLIQKQLHWQKVHLIVHEAVEIEMQFVCEALPCALIGMNSTLMSQYIKFVADRLLVSLGYERKYNVENPFDWMEFISLQGKANFFERRVGDYQKASVMSNLREDGSKNFEFKMDEDF; from the exons ATGGGTTCTTTGAGAAACGATGAAACGGGGAGCGAATGGCGCGAGCAGAAAGAAATCGAGGAAGAAGAGGAACCTATTTTGATGAAGCGGTCCCAAAGGTTCTGCATGTTCCCTGTTAAATATCCCCAGCTATGGGAGATGTACAAGAAAGCAGAGGCCAGTTTCTGGACTG CTGAGGAGGTTGACCTCTCACAGGATGTGCAACAATGGGAAACTTTGTCTGAATCTGAAAAACACTTCATTAGTCATGTGCTGGCATTCTTTGCCACTGCAGATGGGATTGTTTTGGAAAATTTAGCTGCCAGATTTATAACAGATGTTCAAATTCCTGAG GCTCGGGCATTTTATGGTTTTCAAACTGCTATGGAAAATATACATTCTG AGATGTACAGCTTGCTTCTCGAAACTTTCATCAAGGACTCGAAGGAAAAGAATAGATTATTTAATGCAATCGAAAACATTTCTTGTGTGGCACAAAAGGCTCAGTGGGCTTTGAATTGGATTAAAAG TTCAAGGTCATTTGCTGAGAGACTTGTTGCTTTTGCTTGCGTAGAAGGGATTTTCTTCTCGGGGAG CTTCTGTGCGATTTTTTGGCTTAAGAAGAGGGGATTGATGCCAGGTTTGACATTCTCAAATGAGCTTATTTCTAGAGATGAGGGTCTCCATTGCGACTTTGCTTGCCTCCTATACAG TTTGATCCAGAAGCAATTGCATTGGCAAAAAGTTCATCTCATTGTCCATGAAGCTGTTGAAATTGAGATGCAATTTGTTTGTGAAGCCCTCCCATGTGCATTAATTGGCATGAACTCAACGTTGATGAGCCAGTATATAAAGTTTGTCGCTGATAGACTTCTG GTTTCTTTGGGGTACGAAAGGAAGTATAATGTGGAAAACCCCTTTGATTGGATGGAGTTCATATCCTTGCA AGGAAAAGCCAACTTCTTTGAGAGAAGGGTGGGAGATTATCAGAAGGCTTCTGTTATGTCAAACTTGCGAGAAGATGGCTCCAAGAATTTCGAGTTCAAAATGGATGAAGACTTCTAG